Proteins encoded by one window of Chloroflexota bacterium:
- a CDS encoding AAA family ATPase has translation MPIICIANQKGGVGKTTTVAALAEGLSEHGKRVLLIDWDPQACLTISVGLNPDNVKRTGYDVLAAVISGEKGTKIKDVVSPTSDPNIYIVPSNIELAQAQLDLVDAANRETILSKMLRGVRHSYDYILIDCLPSLGLLTINALTAADEVIIPLQADFLAMKGLVRLLTTIIRVKENLNSSLNIAGILFTMTSSRTLHSKEVMEVTRRAFGDRIRIYDAIIPTSVRFKEAPAVGKSILTYAPKSEGAGAYRLLTEEVMRNETG, from the coding sequence ATGCCGATTATCTGTATTGCCAACCAGAAAGGCGGCGTGGGCAAGACGACCACGGTCGCTGCGCTCGCTGAGGGCTTGAGCGAGCATGGTAAACGCGTTCTCCTGATTGACTGGGACCCGCAGGCATGCCTGACCATAAGCGTGGGGCTCAATCCGGATAACGTAAAGCGTACCGGATATGATGTTCTGGCTGCCGTTATCAGTGGTGAAAAGGGCACCAAAATAAAAGACGTGGTCTCCCCGACCAGCGACCCGAACATTTACATTGTCCCCTCAAATATTGAGCTGGCGCAGGCACAGCTTGACCTGGTGGATGCGGCAAACCGGGAGACCATACTGAGCAAGATGCTGCGGGGAGTACGACATTCATATGATTATATCCTTATCGATTGCCTGCCCAGCCTGGGTCTGCTGACCATCAATGCCCTGACCGCCGCCGATGAAGTCATTATCCCTTTGCAGGCCGACTTTCTGGCTATGAAAGGGCTGGTGCGCCTGCTGACCACGATTATCCGGGTCAAGGAAAACCTGAATTCATCGTTGAATATCGCCGGCATTCTGTTTACCATGACCAGCTCGCGCACCCTGCACAGCAAGGAGGTTATGGAGGTTACCCGCCGGGCGTTTGGCGACCGGATAAGGATTTACGATGCCATCATCCCGACCAGCGTCCGCTTCAAGGAAGCGCCGGCGGTTGGGAAATCGATTTTGACCTACGCTCCTAAGTCGGAAGGGGCCGGTGCCTACCGCTTACTAACCGAAGAGGTGA